The Methanoregula sp. DNA window TGACACACTTCTGAGGTGTGATTGAGATGAAGGCGGAGAAAAAAGAGGTCAACGCGATCGTACTGGATGTGCTCATGAAGGGCCATGCTGAAGACCCCCGCCCACAGTTCAAGCGGGAGCCTATCGTGCAGGCAATGGGTGTTGAGCAGTTCAAACTTCTCGAACTTGTACCTAAGCCATCGGCTCTCATCCAGCTCCATGACCGTGTCTATATCGGCGATGCCGAGCGGGACAGGATTGAGCGGGTGAAGCGCCGGATCGGGTATGAAGAACTTACCCCTACTGCACGAGGCGAACTTCCGTTTATTATTGCAGAAGTGATTAAGGAGCGGGAAGCGGATTTTGTCGCTTTCTTTAATAAGGCGATCTCGATTACGCCCCGGCTTCATATGCTGCACCTCCTCCCGGGCATAGGGAAGAAACTGATGTGGGAGATTTTAGAAGAGCGCAACAAGAAACCGTTTGCAAGTCTGGCAGACATATCGGCTCGTATCAAATCGATCCCCCACCCCGAGAAGATGATCCAGGCACGGATTATCGAAGAGCTCGAGGTCAAGGAAACCAAATACCACGTCTTTACCACCCGATGAAAGCCTATCACGACCAGCACTTCCTCATAGATCCCAATGCAGTCAGGCGGATAGCTGACCTTGAGGATGTTAAGGGCAAACGCGTTCTCGAAATCGGCCCGGGCAACGGGGCACTCACCCGTGCCCTGCTGGATCGTGGTGCGATTGTGCACGCAATTGAGCTTGACGGGATGCTCTGCGAGCAACTCGCTGACAGTTTTTTTGATGAAATTGAGAGTGGTCAGCTTACCGTTCAGCATGGCGATGCCACCCGGTGCGAACTCCCGTCGTTTGAAATGTCTGTTTCCAACCTGCCCTATTCGGTCAGCTCCAAGATCACGTTCCGCCTGCTCGAGCGCGGGTTCCGGGTCGCGGTGCTGATGTACCAGAGTGAATTTGCGGACCGGATGGTTGCCCCGGCAGGCTCCAAGGAGTGCGGCAGACTGTCGATCATGGTCCAGACATACGCTGCAGTACAGCGGTGTTTTGAACTTCCCCCGCAGTGCTTCTCTCCCCGCCCGCAGGTGCATTCCACCGTCGTGAAGATCTTCCCCCGCGATCCGATCTTCTTTATTGAAGACAAGAAACGCTATGCAGATGTTGTCCGGGGGCTCTTCTCGCACCGGCGAAAGACGGTCCGTAACTGTCTCAAAGGATCCGCCGGGATGCTCGATCCTGCATGGGTGCAACGGGCGATTGCTGCTTTGCCCGATGAGATTCTCCAGAGCCGCCCTGAGGCGCTGTACCTAGAGGATTTTGCTACAATCAGCAACATCGCGTGATTGGCGATGCGACTTTTCTGGTAATGATTCTGACTCTTTGTTGTTAATTCTGAATTTCTTAATGTTCTCGATTTTTTGCCTGTTTTTATTCAGTTTTCTCAAATCCGCTGATTCAAAGATGGGGGCTGATGCCCCCATACCCCCTTTGCGATAGCTCCGCCGCCCCCGACGGGGCGCCCCCGCGGCGGTTCAGTCGGTTAATTTGGAAAAATTCGTTTTCCATTTGTTCTCTTACAGCTCCCATGGCACTAACCTCCCTGCCCAGCGAGGCCCCGCCGAGGCGGCCGAGCGACCCCCGAAGGGGGTGGGATGCATCACAAATACTGAATGCTATCCAGACTCCCACAAAATTAGAATTCATCAAAAATAATTGTAACGCAGGATTATTCCGTAATCGTTATCCTATCGGGAATACCAGCGTGATCTGAAATGAAGTGGAAAGGCTGGGATAAAATTTCTCTTGAAATACCTGATCCAACCTCGCTGGAAGGAATCCGTACCGTTGGAGCGATCGCTCCGGTTATCATATCAGCCAGCCGATCGACTGATATTCCCGCATTCTATGGCGACTGGTTCATGGAACGGCTCAGGGCAGGGTACGTGAAATGGAAGAGCCCGTTCGGGGGGGGCCCGGTTTTTGTGTCATTTGCAAAGACCCGCATCTTTGTTTTCTGGTCGAAGAACCCGGCGCCCTTTTTCCAGCACCTTGATACCCTGGACCGCATGGGATACCGGTATTACTTCCTCTTCACCCTGAACAAGTATGACGATGAAGGGCTCGAACCGAATGTGCCTGCCGTTGACACTCGTATCGACACGTTCATCCGCTTATCCCGTCGCATAGGCAAAGGGAGGGTAGTCTGGCGGTTTGATCCGCTTATCCTTTCCGACAGGATCACCGTTGCCGATCTGCTGGAGAAAGTCCGGTATATCGGCGATCGGATTGCCCCGTTCACGGAACGGCTGGTCTTCAGTTTCGTGGAGATTGAAAAATATATCAAAGTGAAGAGGAACTTAAAAGCCGGTGATTGTACCGGGGTCCGGGAATTTACCGACGAGGAAGTGACAGAATTTTGCACCGGTCTGACTCTTCTCAACAACAAATGGGGGATTTCTCTCAGTGCCTGTGCCGAGCGGAGGGATCTGTCAGGCTATGGCATTGGCAGGGGACAGTGCATCAGTTACGATTTGATGACAACAGAATTTGGGGATGATGATGCACTGATGGATTTTCTTCATCCTCCCGGGCAGATCATCCTTACCGGCTCCGGCACCCCCCCGGATCTGTCACGCCGTCTTAAAGACCCGGGACAGCGGAATACCTGCCGGTGTATCGTGTCAAAAGATATCGGGCAGTATTCCACCTGCATGCATCTCTGTGCTTATTGTTATGCAAATTCATCATCTGCCCAAGTGCACCGGAATTATGAACGATACTGCGGGGAGCGGGATCGCGGGATCTACCGTGATTCCATAACGGAGTAGTGCTCCGGCGCGTTTAAGAAAACTCCCGCATGATCTTGATTGCGCAGAACTCGCCGCACATCGTGCATTCTGCATCACCGTCAGACAGCGCCCGGGCCCTCTCGGGATCCATAGAACAGCGGATCTGGCCTTCGCGGTCGAGCGCTACTCTCAGCTGGGCAATCTTTGTGTCCTCTGCCTCCCTGCCATATTTCACGGTGTCCCCGATATGCGCAGCAATCCTGAACGCAATCAGTCCCTCTTTTACCGCTGCCGGGCTGGGTAGCCCGAGATGCTCGGCAGGGGTGATGTAACAGAGGTAGTCTGCACCGGCAGCACTCGCGATACTGGCCCCGGCAGCTCCTGCAATGTGATCGTAGCCGACTGCAACATCGGTGGGCAGCGGACCGGCGACAAAGAGCGGGTATGCGGACTGTTTCTTGTAATATTTCACCATCGGTGCGATACGATCGCTCCGGATATGGCCCCCGGCCCCTTCGATAATCACCTGAACACCCGCTGCACGGGCCCGGTCTGCAAGCCGGACATTCTGTTGTATCTCGGCAAGCTGCATGCGATCCCGGCGATCATGGATGCACCCGCTCCGGGCGGTATTGCCCAGCGAGAGTACGATATCACGCTTCCGGCAGAGGGAGAGGATCTCATCGAAATGCTCGATGAACGGGTTTTCGCACTGGTTCATGAGCATGAACGCACTGGTGACGGAGCCGCCTTTCGAGACCATGCCAAGGAGCCGTTTTTTCCTGCGGAGTTCGCCGAGCATCTCCCGGCTGACCCCATGGATGACTACCGAGCTGATGCCCTGTCCAACCTGCATCCTGAACGTGTCCATGATGTCGTCTGCGGTCATCTGCTTGAAACCGTTCTCTACCACAGCCTGGTAAACGGGGACGGTGGTGATGGGAAGTGTTGTATGAGAAAAGATCTCTTTTCGTATGGCATTGATATCCCCGCCCATGGACAGGTCGCTTATGGTATCAGCGCCGAATTTCTCCGCAATGGTGGCTTTTTGGATCTCGTCATCCAGACAAACCTTGGTAGATGATGTACCGAGATTGACATTGACTTTGGTTGACAGGCCTTTTCCTATGCCGGTATACCGCTTACCGCGTTGCATGATCACCGCACTCCCTGCCGCTATTCCTTCACGGAGTGCTTCAGGTACTATGCCTTCGTTCCGGGCGACTTCCCGCATCTGCGGCGTGATCGTTCCTTTACGTGCCTGTTCTGCCTGTGTGCGCATGGTTCTTTTCGTGTGCTGACGACTCCCTACAAATATGGGTTTTTTCAGGATAAAATTCATGACCTTTTCTTTTTAAACTGCCGGCGGGTTTATGCAATAATTGTGACGGGTTCAGGGATCTTATATGATTAAAGGCAGAGCACATACCATAGTAAGAGTATTATCCCATGCCCCATGATCTGTCGCAGGTATACCAGCCCGAAGCCGATACGTATCTCCTGCTCGAAGCTGCCAGAAAAGAGGTTAAAGCGGGCGATCGTGTGCTGGAAATCGGGACCGGTTCCGGGCTCATCTCCTGCGAGCTTGCGAAGGTTGCTGATGTCGTGGCAACAGACATCAACCCCCATGCAGCACTGTGTGCACGCGGTTCCGGGATAGATGTCGTGCAAAGCGATCTCTTTGCCGGTATCCGGGGCGCATTCGATCTCATCCTTTTCAACCCGCCCTATCTTCCTACTCAACCGGAAGAGCGGATCGATGACTGGCTGGAGTATGCACTGGATGGCGGCAAAACCGGGCGGGCAGTGATTGAGCGGTTTGCTGACGGCGTAGGACGGATGCTTGCGCCGGGCGGGAGGATCCTGCTGTTGATCTCATCGCTCACGGGGCTTGCAGAAGTCCAGGACCTTTTTTCCCGGCTGGGATTCACATCCGAGTTGGTGATGAATCAGAAGATTGAGGATGAGAATCTGTATGTGCTGAAGATCGTGCGGAAGTAACCACTCACACGATCAGTCTTCTCCTCATCAGGTTAATCGCCACAACACAGAAAATCGCCGTCGCCGCCATGATCCACGCGAGATGCAGCAGGATCGTCAACGAAAACGCAGGGAGCGTGAACATCCGCATGATAGCAACGAGGTGGGTGAGTGGCAGGATAGCCAGTGCAATGTACTGTAAGGTTACCGGGAGCAGGGTAAGCGGGAAAAATGTCCCGGAGAAGAGTGCCATCGGCGTGATGAACAGGAACGAGGGATAGTTCAGCGTATCGATGCCGGGGGTAATCGCGGTAAAACACATCGCAATACCGGCAAACATCAGTCCCCCCAGGAGCGCGAGCGGGACTGCAAGCAATGCTGCGGGAAGGGAGATTACACCGAAAGCAGCGAGCACCGGGAGCATGATGATCACGTAGATCACGCTCCGCGTGGCTCCCCAGAGAAGCTCGCCGGCAATTACGTCCTCGATCGAGAGCGGCGTTGCGATCATCGCATCAAAGCTCTTCTGGTAATACATGCGCACATACGAGCCATAGGTGCATTCAAAGAATGCGGAGTTCATGACGGCGATGGCGAGGATGGCAGGGGCGATGAAGTTTACATACGGGATGCCATCGATCTCTTTGACGTAGGAACCGATACCCATGCCGATGGCAAACAGGTAGAGGAGTGCCTCGACAAGCGGCGGGAAAAAGTTTACGTGCCAGGTCCTGACAAAGACCACGAGGTTCCGGTGCCAGACCTTCCACGCACGCCGTGAAACCCCGGGCAGTGAAAAAAGGTGTCGCATGTTTTAGTCCCTGAGGGTTCTCCCTGTCAGTTTCAGGAATACGTCTTCAAGCGTTGCCAGTCGCGTGAGCATCTTCTTTGGCTGGCAGGAGTCGAGCAGGATCTTTGCGATCTCCCGGGACGAGGACGTCGCAATCTGCACGGTATCACCGGTCACTTCATGCGGGATGTTGTGTGCGGCAAGGCAAAAAAGTACTTCTTCACTCTTCTCCACTTCTACGATCTCCTCCCCGACATACTGCTTGACAAGGTCTGCCGGCGCTCCTGTAACAAGAATTTTTCCCTTGTCCATGATCACGAGCCGGTTGCAGAGCCGTGCGGCCTCGTCAAGATAGTGCGTGGTGAGCACAATCGTATTCCCCTGCGCCTGAAGGGTTTTGAGTTTCTCCCAGATCAGGTGCCGGGCCTGCGGGTCGAGACCGATGGTCGGTTCATCGAGGATGAGCAGATCGGGGTTATTGACCAGCGCCCGGGCGAGTATCAGCCTCCGTTTCATCCCCCCTGAGAGTTTTTCTACCTCCACATTGCGTTTCTCCTGCAACTGGACAAACTCAAGCAGTTCATCCGATCTCTTCTGTGCAGAATTGTGAGGAATGTTGAAGTAGCCGGAGTAAGTAAAAAGGTTCCCGAAGCAGGTAAAGTCCGGGTCAAGATTTGTCTCCTGCGGGACCACCCCGAGGCGTTGTTTGATCTCTGCCGGTTGTGTGTCCGGGTCCCTGCCAAAGACCGAAAGCAGACCGGATGTCCGGGGTGAGACACAGGCGATCATCTTCATGGTCGTGGTCTTGCCGGCTCCGTTGGGGCCTAAGAACCCGAAGACCTCGCCTTTTTTTACGGAAAATGAGATGCCATCGACCGCGACAAGACTGCCAAAGTTTTTCCTGAGGTCCTGTGCCTCAATGATTCCGGTCAATGGACTGCTCCTGTAAACCAGTGATTTGTGCGGGAGTGATATATACCCTCATACTATCGTGGGGGTATTGGAAGTTCAGGAATCTGGTGGGAAAAAAGGTATATTCAGGGTTCAGGTTTCACCAGTACCACACCGGCGATCAGCACAGCAAGGAGTGCAACGGTAGCAAACATCTGCATTGCATCGGCAGTCGGGACATTAAAGAGCAGGATATGCCGTACCTGACCTGTGATCCCGGCAATGAGTACACCTTTTTGTTGATCTTTACATTACCCGACTGCCGGCGCTTACATTGTTGGGTGATCCGCTTTTCTAAGATACTGTGAATGGTGGGGTTGTTGATTATTTTCCGGTGAGTTTCCGGATAGCCACGATGGCTGAATTACGGACCTCAGAAAAGGGATCGTCAAGCAGTGGAGTGAGCGGCTGGATTGCCCTTGGATCGCCCAGTTTTCCGAGAACTGTCGCTGCACCGATTCGGACCGTCATATCCTTGTCCTTCAGGCAGCCGATCAGCGGACTGACAGCAGCCCGGTTTCGGATCCTTCCCAGTGCCGCAATTGCTGCGCAGCGGATGCCTGGTTCAGCGTCGTCCAGGGCGGTTATCAGGGCAGGGATGGCTTCGGAATCACCCAACCGGCCAAGAGCCTGCACAATCTCGGAGCGAACGCCCGGGTGCGGGTCGGGAAAAGCAGCGGCGAGCGGTCCGATTGCAGACGGATTGCCGGATTTTCCCAGTTCTGCTGCTGCATCCTTGCGTTTTTTTACCGTTGAAGCATGGAGACC harbors:
- a CDS encoding HEAT repeat domain-containing protein — its product is MTEIPLLAAGLHASTVKKRKDAAAELGKSGNPSAIGPLAAAFPDPHPGVRSEIVQALGRLGDSEAIPALITALDDAEPGIRCAAIAALGRIRNRAAVSPLIGCLKDKDMTVRIGAATVLGKLGDPRAIQPLTPLLDDPFSEVRNSAIVAIRKLTGK
- the rsmA gene encoding 16S rRNA (adenine(1518)-N(6)/adenine(1519)-N(6))-dimethyltransferase RsmA, which produces MKAYHDQHFLIDPNAVRRIADLEDVKGKRVLEIGPGNGALTRALLDRGAIVHAIELDGMLCEQLADSFFDEIESGQLTVQHGDATRCELPSFEMSVSNLPYSVSSKITFRLLERGFRVAVLMYQSEFADRMVAPAGSKECGRLSIMVQTYAAVQRCFELPPQCFSPRPQVHSTVVKIFPRDPIFFIEDKKRYADVVRGLFSHRRKTVRNCLKGSAGMLDPAWVQRAIAALPDEILQSRPEALYLEDFATISNIA
- the thiC gene encoding phosphomethylpyrimidine synthase ThiC gives rise to the protein MRTQAEQARKGTITPQMREVARNEGIVPEALREGIAAGSAVIMQRGKRYTGIGKGLSTKVNVNLGTSSTKVCLDDEIQKATIAEKFGADTISDLSMGGDINAIRKEIFSHTTLPITTVPVYQAVVENGFKQMTADDIMDTFRMQVGQGISSVVIHGVSREMLGELRRKKRLLGMVSKGGSVTSAFMLMNQCENPFIEHFDEILSLCRKRDIVLSLGNTARSGCIHDRRDRMQLAEIQQNVRLADRARAAGVQVIIEGAGGHIRSDRIAPMVKYYKKQSAYPLFVAGPLPTDVAVGYDHIAGAAGASIASAAGADYLCYITPAEHLGLPSPAAVKEGLIAFRIAAHIGDTVKYGREAEDTKIAQLRVALDREGQIRCSMDPERARALSDGDAECTMCGEFCAIKIMREFS
- a CDS encoding DUF1848 domain-containing protein, which gives rise to MKWKGWDKISLEIPDPTSLEGIRTVGAIAPVIISASRSTDIPAFYGDWFMERLRAGYVKWKSPFGGGPVFVSFAKTRIFVFWSKNPAPFFQHLDTLDRMGYRYYFLFTLNKYDDEGLEPNVPAVDTRIDTFIRLSRRIGKGRVVWRFDPLILSDRITVADLLEKVRYIGDRIAPFTERLVFSFVEIEKYIKVKRNLKAGDCTGVREFTDEEVTEFCTGLTLLNNKWGISLSACAERRDLSGYGIGRGQCISYDLMTTEFGDDDALMDFLHPPGQIILTGSGTPPDLSRRLKDPGQRNTCRCIVSKDIGQYSTCMHLCAYCYANSSSAQVHRNYERYCGERDRGIYRDSITE
- a CDS encoding HemK2/MTQ2 family protein methyltransferase translates to MPHDLSQVYQPEADTYLLLEAARKEVKAGDRVLEIGTGSGLISCELAKVADVVATDINPHAALCARGSGIDVVQSDLFAGIRGAFDLILFNPPYLPTQPEERIDDWLEYALDGGKTGRAVIERFADGVGRMLAPGGRILLLISSLTGLAEVQDLFSRLGFTSELVMNQKIEDENLYVLKIVRK
- a CDS encoding ABC transporter permease: MRHLFSLPGVSRRAWKVWHRNLVVFVRTWHVNFFPPLVEALLYLFAIGMGIGSYVKEIDGIPYVNFIAPAILAIAVMNSAFFECTYGSYVRMYYQKSFDAMIATPLSIEDVIAGELLWGATRSVIYVIIMLPVLAAFGVISLPAALLAVPLALLGGLMFAGIAMCFTAITPGIDTLNYPSFLFITPMALFSGTFFPLTLLPVTLQYIALAILPLTHLVAIMRMFTLPAFSLTILLHLAWIMAATAIFCVVAINLMRRRLIV
- a CDS encoding ABC transporter ATP-binding protein, with the protein product MTGIIEAQDLRKNFGSLVAVDGISFSVKKGEVFGFLGPNGAGKTTTMKMIACVSPRTSGLLSVFGRDPDTQPAEIKQRLGVVPQETNLDPDFTCFGNLFTYSGYFNIPHNSAQKRSDELLEFVQLQEKRNVEVEKLSGGMKRRLILARALVNNPDLLILDEPTIGLDPQARHLIWEKLKTLQAQGNTIVLTTHYLDEAARLCNRLVIMDKGKILVTGAPADLVKQYVGEEIVEVEKSEEVLFCLAAHNIPHEVTGDTVQIATSSSREIAKILLDSCQPKKMLTRLATLEDVFLKLTGRTLRD
- a CDS encoding DUF655 domain-containing protein encodes the protein MKAEKKEVNAIVLDVLMKGHAEDPRPQFKREPIVQAMGVEQFKLLELVPKPSALIQLHDRVYIGDAERDRIERVKRRIGYEELTPTARGELPFIIAEVIKEREADFVAFFNKAISITPRLHMLHLLPGIGKKLMWEILEERNKKPFASLADISARIKSIPHPEKMIQARIIEELEVKETKYHVFTTR